A DNA window from Paenibacillus andongensis contains the following coding sequences:
- a CDS encoding redoxin domain-containing protein: MLNWGGGMAKKGLSIGKKAAPFRLDSTQGMKGLEDFKGKPLVIIFLRGTWCHNCQKQMPELNEYYERFLEKGVNLIAIAGQKLANIKDYVNANGIKFPILSDETREVIKSYEVFTPIKWDSFRIAIPSTYIIDEQQTIRYSYIGENQADRPSAKEILEVIDTLSIVSDQDSSIQEELPVFLANMKSTLQHVNTSAAYVTKSIENNLHNIEGLKKASLGNYEQLEEFVSVYEKKSEELNQYSHQLNATSDEFTDIQQLNQQLSHNIQTTRGLMDELISMTLVVNEMSEVISKISRQTKILALNASIEAARAGEHGKGFAVVAQEVSKLAHGTEESAGNITAQLQAIDEKINESFSSFSTFEDTMNTVRERISVNTANILTISDGVKVIANDTLQLGAELNNIKDSQHQAQIDLSKIGEVETTINSEVSEILQDMQYHVDQLNALDERTKKTK; this comes from the coding sequence ATGTTAAATTGGGGTGGCGGCATGGCTAAAAAAGGTTTATCTATAGGGAAAAAGGCAGCACCATTTCGACTAGATTCTACACAAGGTATGAAGGGACTGGAAGATTTCAAGGGCAAGCCGCTAGTTATTATTTTCTTACGTGGAACATGGTGCCATAATTGCCAGAAACAGATGCCGGAGTTAAATGAGTATTATGAACGATTTTTGGAAAAGGGCGTAAATCTCATTGCGATTGCTGGACAAAAGCTAGCCAACATCAAAGATTATGTAAACGCGAATGGCATCAAATTCCCCATTCTTTCGGACGAAACGAGAGAAGTCATAAAGTCTTACGAGGTTTTCACGCCAATTAAATGGGACTCATTCCGAATTGCGATTCCAAGCACGTATATTATTGATGAACAACAAACGATTCGCTATTCCTATATTGGTGAGAACCAAGCGGACAGACCGTCAGCGAAGGAAATTTTAGAAGTGATAGATACCCTTTCTATTGTTTCTGATCAGGATAGCTCGATTCAAGAGGAGCTTCCGGTTTTCTTAGCGAATATGAAATCCACCCTTCAGCACGTGAATACTTCTGCTGCTTATGTGACGAAGAGTATAGAGAACAATCTACATAATATTGAAGGACTGAAGAAAGCTTCTCTAGGCAACTATGAGCAGTTAGAGGAGTTTGTGAGCGTATATGAGAAAAAGTCTGAGGAATTAAACCAATATAGTCATCAGCTGAACGCCACATCCGATGAATTCACGGATATTCAGCAGTTGAACCAACAACTAAGTCATAACATTCAAACGACACGCGGGTTGATGGATGAGTTAATTAGTATGACCCTTGTCGTAAATGAGATGAGTGAGGTCATCTCCAAAATTTCCCGACAAACCAAAATCCTAGCGCTCAATGCATCCATTGAAGCTGCTCGTGCTGGCGAGCATGGCAAAGGCTTCGCCGTTGTCGCACAGGAAGTGAGTAAGCTGGCTCATGGCACGGAGGAGTCGGCGGGCAACATCACAGCGCAGCTGCAAGCGATTGATGAGAAAATCAATGAAAGCTTCTCGTCTTTCTCTACGTTTGAAGATACGATGAATACGGTTAGAGAACGAATTTCCGTAAACACAGCCAACATCCTGACGATTTCGGATGGTGTCAAGGTGATTGCCAACGACACGCTGCAGCTAGGTGCCGAACTGAACAACATCAAGGATAGCCAGCACCAAGCGCAAATTGATCTGAGTAAAATTGGGGAAGTTGAAACTACAATCAATAGTGAAGTAAGTGAAATCCTACAGGATATGCAGTATCATGTGGATCAACTGAACGCTTTGGATGAGAGAACGAAAAAGACGAAATAA